A window of Leclercia adecarboxylata contains these coding sequences:
- a CDS encoding protein-disulfide reductase DsbD, protein MAQRVLTLILLLCSTSVFAGLFDAPGRSNFTPADQAFVFDFQQNQHELNLNWNVKEGYYLYRKQISITPAQAQVGELQLPPGAAHEDEFYGKSEIYRGQLSVPVTVNQAAKGATLTVTYQGCADAGLCYPPETKVVPLSEVTATAQPAFSPLPTAEGTRVKGESGSELPFSAFWALLIGIGIAFTPCVLPMYPLISGIVLGGKQRLSTARALLLAIIYVQGMALTYTALGLIVAAAGLQFQAALQHPWVLIGLSAVFILLALSMFGLFSLQLPSSLQTRLTLMSNRQQGGSMGGVFAMGAIAGLICSPCTTAPLSAILLYIAQSGNMWLGGGTLYLYALGMGLPLILVTVFGNRLLPKSGPWMETVKTAFGFVILALPVFLLERVIGDVWGLRLWAMLGVAFFSWAFISSLSARKSWIRVVQILLLAAALVSVRPLQDWAFGAPAAQSQAHLNFTPVRNVDELHRALTQAQGKPVMLDLYADWCVACKEFEKYTFSDPQVQNALKDTVLLQANVTANGPEDRALLSELKVLGLPTILFFNAQGEEQPAQRVTGFMDAAAFSAHLRDRQP, encoded by the coding sequence ATGGCTCAACGCGTCCTTACGCTGATCCTGCTGCTGTGCAGCACATCAGTTTTTGCCGGGTTGTTTGATGCACCCGGCCGCTCGAACTTCACGCCAGCCGATCAGGCTTTCGTGTTCGATTTTCAGCAAAACCAACATGAACTGAATCTCAACTGGAATGTGAAGGAGGGTTACTACCTCTACCGCAAACAGATCAGTATTACGCCCGCCCAGGCCCAGGTTGGTGAACTCCAGCTGCCTCCCGGCGCGGCGCACGAAGACGAGTTCTACGGCAAAAGCGAAATCTACCGCGGCCAGCTGTCCGTCCCGGTAACGGTAAATCAGGCTGCTAAAGGCGCCACCCTGACGGTCACCTATCAGGGCTGCGCTGACGCCGGTTTATGCTATCCGCCAGAGACCAAAGTGGTGCCGCTAAGCGAAGTTACCGCAACTGCCCAACCGGCATTTTCCCCTCTCCCCACCGCGGAGGGAACCAGGGTGAAGGGCGAAAGCGGCAGTGAACTGCCCTTCTCCGCTTTCTGGGCCTTATTAATAGGCATTGGCATCGCCTTTACTCCCTGTGTGCTGCCGATGTATCCGCTCATCTCCGGCATCGTGCTCGGCGGTAAGCAGCGCCTTTCTACCGCCCGGGCATTGCTGCTGGCAATTATCTATGTCCAGGGGATGGCGCTTACCTATACCGCCCTTGGTCTGATTGTTGCGGCGGCCGGGCTCCAGTTTCAGGCAGCGCTGCAGCATCCGTGGGTGCTTATTGGGCTGTCAGCGGTGTTTATCCTGCTGGCGCTCTCAATGTTTGGCCTCTTCAGCCTGCAACTGCCCTCTTCCCTGCAAACCCGCCTAACCCTGATGAGCAACCGTCAGCAGGGCGGCTCCATGGGGGGTGTCTTTGCGATGGGTGCTATCGCCGGGCTGATCTGCTCGCCCTGCACTACCGCCCCGCTCAGCGCGATCCTGCTCTATATTGCCCAGAGCGGTAATATGTGGCTCGGCGGCGGCACGCTCTATCTCTACGCCCTGGGAATGGGTCTGCCGCTGATTCTGGTGACGGTCTTTGGCAACCGCCTGCTGCCAAAAAGCGGCCCGTGGATGGAAACGGTCAAAACTGCGTTTGGCTTTGTGATCCTGGCGCTGCCGGTGTTCCTGCTGGAACGGGTCATCGGCGACGTCTGGGGGCTGCGACTGTGGGCCATGCTGGGCGTGGCGTTCTTTAGCTGGGCATTTATCAGCAGCCTCAGTGCCCGTAAGTCCTGGATCCGCGTTGTGCAGATCCTGCTGCTGGCCGCCGCGCTGGTCAGCGTGCGGCCGTTACAGGACTGGGCGTTTGGCGCACCGGCCGCGCAAAGTCAGGCCCACCTGAACTTCACGCCGGTCAGAAACGTCGACGAATTGCATCGCGCGCTGACGCAGGCGCAGGGTAAACCGGTGATGCTCGACCTCTACGCCGACTGGTGCGTCGCCTGCAAAGAGTTTGAAAAATACACCTTCAGCGACCCGCAGGTGCAAAACGCCCTGAAAGATACCGTCCTCCTGCAGGCCAACGTCACGGCAAACGGCCCCGAAGACAGGGCCCTGCTGAGTGAGCTGAAGGTGCTCGGCCTGCCTACCATCCTGTTTTTCAATGCACAGGGTGAGGAGCAGCCCGCTCAACGGGTAACGGGCTTTATGGATGCTGCCGCATTCAGCGCGCATTTGCGCGATCGCCAACCGTAA
- the cutA gene encoding divalent cation tolerance protein CutA, protein MNMPDTVVVLCTAPDEATAQDLAAKVLAEKLAACVTILPGATSLYYWEGKLEQEYEVQMLLKSSVAHQQALLDCLKSHHPYQTPELLVLPVVHGDNDYLSWLNASLR, encoded by the coding sequence GTGAACATGCCTGACACTGTTGTTGTACTCTGTACCGCCCCTGATGAAGCTACCGCTCAGGATCTGGCTGCCAAAGTCCTGGCTGAAAAGCTCGCGGCCTGTGTGACCATCCTCCCCGGCGCGACCTCCCTTTACTACTGGGAAGGCAAACTGGAACAGGAGTATGAAGTGCAGATGCTGCTTAAATCCAGCGTGGCCCATCAGCAAGCACTCCTCGACTGCCTCAAATCGCATCATCCTTACCAGACCCCGGAACTGCTGGTACTGCCAGTGGTCCACGGTGATAACGACTATCTCTCATGGCTCAACGCGTCCTTACGCTGA
- a CDS encoding anaerobic C4-dicarboxylate transporter, which translates to MFGAELVIVLLAIYLGARLGGIGIGFAGGLGVLVLTLFLQIKPGAIPFDVIEIIMAVIAAIAAMQVAGGMDYLVSLAERMLRRHPKYITFLAPLVTWFMTILAGTGHTAFSTLPVITEVAKEQGIRPSRPLSIAVVASQIAITASPISAAVVFFAGILEPLGVSYLTLLAICIPVTLIAVMITAVFCNFLGAELKDDPVYQERLAKGEVKLRGSQAFILKPHAKRSVLLFLIGIVAVMFYATAISDTVGLIKNPVLPRNEAIVVFMLTIATLISITCKIDTSEVLNASTFKSGMSACVCVLGVAWLGDTFVKAHITDIQTVAGDLLHNYPWLLAVVLFFAATLLYSQAATTKALMPAALMLGVSPLTAIASFAAVSALFVLPTYPTLLAAVEMDDTGSTRIGKYVFNHAFLIPGVIAITLCVILGFIIGGIVL; encoded by the coding sequence ATGTTCGGAGCAGAACTCGTCATCGTCTTGTTGGCGATATACTTAGGCGCCAGGCTCGGAGGGATCGGCATCGGTTTCGCCGGTGGTCTCGGCGTGCTTGTCCTCACCCTCTTTCTTCAGATCAAACCAGGCGCGATCCCGTTTGACGTTATTGAAATCATCATGGCGGTTATCGCCGCGATCGCAGCCATGCAGGTTGCAGGCGGTATGGACTACCTGGTGAGCCTGGCGGAGCGTATGCTGCGCCGCCATCCAAAATACATCACTTTTCTTGCTCCGCTGGTCACCTGGTTTATGACCATTCTGGCCGGTACCGGCCATACCGCCTTCTCCACCCTGCCGGTGATTACCGAAGTGGCGAAAGAGCAGGGCATCCGTCCTTCCCGTCCGCTCTCCATTGCCGTTGTGGCCTCGCAGATTGCCATCACCGCCTCGCCAATCTCAGCGGCAGTGGTCTTCTTTGCCGGTATCCTTGAGCCGCTCGGCGTGAGCTACCTGACGCTGCTGGCAATCTGTATTCCGGTGACCCTGATTGCAGTAATGATCACTGCGGTGTTCTGTAACTTCCTTGGTGCTGAGCTGAAAGACGACCCGGTGTATCAGGAACGTCTGGCAAAAGGTGAAGTGAAGCTGCGCGGCAGCCAGGCGTTTATCCTGAAGCCACACGCTAAGCGCTCCGTGCTGCTGTTCCTGATCGGTATTGTCGCGGTGATGTTCTACGCTACCGCCATCAGCGATACCGTTGGGCTGATCAAGAACCCGGTCCTGCCGCGTAACGAAGCTATCGTGGTGTTCATGCTGACCATCGCTACGCTGATTAGCATCACCTGTAAAATCGATACCAGCGAAGTGCTTAACGCCAGCACCTTCAAATCCGGTATGAGTGCCTGCGTATGCGTGCTGGGTGTGGCCTGGCTGGGCGATACCTTCGTCAAAGCCCACATCACCGATATCCAGACCGTTGCGGGCGACCTGCTGCATAACTACCCGTGGTTGCTGGCGGTGGTCCTGTTCTTTGCTGCCACCCTGCTCTACTCCCAGGCGGCGACCACCAAGGCGCTGATGCCTGCAGCACTGATGCTGGGCGTCTCCCCGCTGACCGCCATCGCCTCTTTCGCTGCCGTATCCGCGCTGTTTGTGCTGCCAACCTACCCGACTCTGCTGGCGGCCGTCGAGATGGATGACACCGGCTCCACCCGCATCGGTAAGTACGTCTTTAACCACGCCTTCCTGATCCCGGGCGTGATCGCCATTACCCTGTGCGTGATCCTCGGCTTCATCATCGGCGGGATTGTGCTGTAA
- the aspA gene encoding aspartate ammonia-lyase, with amino-acid sequence MLNNIRIEEDLLGTREVPADAYYGVHTLRAIENFYISNSKISDIPEFVRGMVMVKKAAAMANKELQTIPKSIANTIIAACDEVLNNGKCMDQFPVDVYQGGAGTSVNMNTNEVLANIGLELMGHQKGEYQYLNPNDHVNKCQSTNDAYPTGFRIAVYASIVKLVDAINQLGEGFQNKAVEFQDILKMGRTQLQDAVPMTLGQEFHAFNVLLNEETKNLMRSSELLLEVNLGATAIGTRLNTPDGYQQLAVQKLAEVSNLAVVPAEDLIEATSDCGAYVMVHSALKRLAVKLSKICNDLRLLSSGPRAGLNEINLPELQAGSSIMPAKVNPVVPEVVNQVCFKVIGNDITVTMASEAGQLQLNVMEPVIGQAMFESIHILTNACYNLLEKCINGITANKAVCESYVYNSIGIVTYLNPFIGHHNGDIVGKICAETGKSVREVVLERGLLTEAELDDIFSAQNLMHPAYKAKRYTDESEQ; translated from the coding sequence ATGTTAAACAACATTCGTATCGAAGAAGATTTGTTGGGTACCAGGGAAGTTCCAGCGGATGCCTACTATGGTGTTCACACTCTGAGAGCGATTGAAAACTTCTACATCAGCAACAGCAAAATCAGCGACATCCCTGAGTTTGTCCGTGGCATGGTGATGGTGAAGAAAGCGGCAGCAATGGCAAACAAAGAGCTGCAAACCATTCCAAAAAGCATCGCCAATACCATCATCGCCGCCTGCGATGAAGTGCTGAACAACGGCAAGTGCATGGATCAATTCCCTGTCGACGTCTATCAGGGCGGCGCAGGGACATCAGTAAACATGAATACCAACGAGGTACTGGCAAACATCGGTCTCGAGCTGATGGGCCACCAGAAAGGTGAGTACCAGTACCTGAACCCGAACGATCACGTCAATAAATGCCAGTCCACCAACGACGCCTACCCGACCGGTTTCCGTATCGCCGTGTACGCCTCTATCGTGAAGCTGGTTGATGCGATTAACCAGCTGGGCGAAGGTTTCCAGAACAAGGCCGTCGAATTCCAGGACATTCTGAAAATGGGCCGTACCCAGCTGCAGGACGCGGTCCCGATGACCCTCGGTCAGGAATTCCACGCGTTTAACGTGCTGCTGAACGAAGAGACCAAAAACCTGATGCGCAGCTCTGAACTGCTGCTTGAGGTGAACCTTGGGGCAACGGCGATTGGTACGCGTCTGAACACCCCGGATGGATATCAGCAGCTGGCAGTGCAGAAACTGGCCGAAGTCTCCAACCTGGCCGTGGTGCCAGCGGAAGACCTGATTGAAGCCACTTCTGACTGCGGTGCCTACGTAATGGTGCACAGCGCGCTGAAACGCCTGGCGGTGAAATTGTCCAAAATCTGTAACGACCTGCGCCTGCTCTCTTCCGGACCCCGCGCCGGTCTGAACGAAATCAACCTGCCGGAACTGCAGGCGGGCTCGTCCATCATGCCAGCCAAAGTGAACCCGGTCGTACCTGAAGTGGTAAACCAGGTGTGCTTCAAAGTTATCGGCAACGACATTACCGTTACCATGGCCTCCGAAGCGGGCCAGCTGCAGCTGAACGTGATGGAGCCAGTGATTGGCCAGGCGATGTTTGAATCCATCCACATCCTGACTAACGCCTGCTACAACCTGCTGGAAAAATGCATCAACGGCATCACGGCTAATAAAGCGGTGTGTGAAAGCTACGTGTATAACTCCATCGGTATTGTGACTTACCTTAACCCGTTCATCGGACACCACAACGGCGATATCGTCGGTAAAATCTGTGCTGAAACCGGTAAAAGCGTACGCGAGGTCGTACTTGAGCGCGGACTGCTGACAGAAGCCGAGCTGGATGATATCTTCTCGGCGCAAAACTTAATGCACCCGGCCTATAAAGCAAAAAGATATACGGATGAAAGTGAACAATAA
- a CDS encoding FxsA family protein yields MRWIPLVAIFLYVYIEISIFIQVAHVFGVLLTLILVIFTSVIGMSLVRNQGFKNFLIMQQKMAAGESPAAEMVKSVSLIIGGILLIIPGFFTDFLGLLLLVPPVQKLLTLKLMPHLRFNRMPGGGFSAGTGGGETFDGEYHRKDDQRDRLDHKDDL; encoded by the coding sequence GTGCGCTGGATACCGTTAGTTGCAATCTTTCTCTATGTTTACATAGAGATTTCTATTTTTATTCAGGTCGCCCACGTGTTTGGCGTTCTGCTGACGCTGATACTGGTGATCTTCACTTCGGTGATTGGCATGTCGCTGGTGCGCAACCAGGGTTTCAAAAATTTCCTGATAATGCAGCAGAAGATGGCCGCAGGGGAAAGTCCGGCAGCGGAGATGGTCAAAAGCGTGTCGCTGATTATCGGCGGGATTTTGCTGATTATTCCCGGCTTTTTCACTGATTTCCTCGGCCTGCTGCTGCTCGTCCCGCCCGTGCAAAAGCTCCTGACGCTGAAGCTGATGCCGCATCTGCGTTTTAACCGCATGCCGGGTGGGGGTTTCAGTGCCGGAACGGGCGGCGGCGAGACGTTTGACGGGGAATATCATCGTAAAGATGACCAGCGCGACCGTCTGGATCATAAAGACGACCTTTGA
- the yjeH gene encoding L-methionine/branched-chain amino acid transporter: MSGLKQELGLAQGVGLLSTSLLGTGVFAVPALAALVAGNNSLWAWPVLIVLVFPVAIVFAILGRHFPSAGGVAHFVGMAFGPRLERVTGWLFLSVIPVGLPAALHIATGFGQALFGWHDAQLLLAELGTLAIVWWVGSRGASSSATLQTLVAVLIVGLIAAIWWAGDIDVSKIPFPAITDIHHTPLFAALSVMFWCFVGLEAFAHLASEFKQPERDFPRALMIGLLLAGTVYWACTVLVLHFTAYGADMAAAASLPAIVVQLFGVKALWIACVIGYLACFASLNIYIQSFARLVWSQALYKPESRLARLSKRQLPLNALNTVLGCCVVSTLAIYWLDINLDALIVYANGIFIMIYLLCMLAGCRLLKGRYKALAVIGGVLCLLLLAMVGWKSLYAIVMLAGLWIFLPKRSVV; this comes from the coding sequence ATGAGTGGACTCAAACAGGAGCTGGGACTCGCGCAGGGTGTTGGCTTACTTTCAACGTCTCTATTGGGTACGGGGGTATTTGCCGTACCGGCGCTGGCAGCCCTGGTAGCGGGTAATAACAGCTTGTGGGCGTGGCCGGTGCTGATCGTGCTGGTCTTCCCGGTGGCGATTGTTTTTGCCATTCTGGGGCGGCACTTCCCAAGCGCAGGTGGCGTAGCGCACTTTGTCGGGATGGCGTTTGGCCCACGTCTGGAGCGCGTCACCGGCTGGCTATTCCTTTCCGTCATTCCCGTGGGCTTGCCTGCCGCTCTGCACATCGCGACGGGCTTCGGTCAGGCACTCTTTGGCTGGCATGATGCGCAGCTGTTACTGGCCGAGCTGGGTACGTTGGCCATTGTCTGGTGGGTCGGCTCACGGGGAGCCAGTTCCAGCGCCACCCTGCAAACGCTGGTCGCCGTTCTGATTGTGGGGCTGATTGCTGCCATCTGGTGGGCGGGAGATATTGACGTTTCAAAGATCCCCTTCCCCGCGATTACAGATATCCACCACACCCCGCTTTTTGCTGCGCTTTCAGTGATGTTCTGGTGTTTTGTCGGCCTCGAGGCATTCGCCCATCTGGCGTCTGAGTTTAAACAGCCGGAACGTGATTTCCCGCGCGCCCTGATGATCGGTCTGCTGCTGGCAGGCACGGTCTACTGGGCCTGTACGGTGCTGGTACTTCATTTTACCGCCTACGGTGCGGATATGGCGGCAGCGGCTTCGCTTCCTGCTATCGTGGTACAACTGTTTGGCGTCAAGGCGCTGTGGATCGCCTGCGTCATTGGGTACCTGGCCTGCTTTGCCAGCCTGAATATTTATATTCAGAGTTTTGCCCGGCTGGTGTGGTCCCAGGCGCTGTACAAACCGGAAAGCCGTCTCGCACGCCTCTCAAAACGTCAGCTGCCGCTCAATGCCCTCAATACGGTGCTGGGCTGCTGTGTGGTAAGCACGCTGGCCATCTACTGGCTGGATATCAACCTCGACGCGCTTATCGTCTATGCCAACGGTATCTTCATTATGATCTATCTGCTGTGCATGCTGGCGGGGTGTCGTCTGCTGAAAGGGCGCTATAAAGCGCTGGCGGTAATCGGCGGGGTGCTCTGTTTGCTGCTGCTGGCGATGGTGGGATGGAAGAGTCTGTACGCCATTGTGATGCTGGCGGGGCTGTGGATCTTTTTACCGAAGCGGAGCGTTGTGTAA
- a CDS encoding co-chaperone GroES codes for MSIRPLHDRVIVKRKEVETKSAGGIVLTGSAAAKSTRGEIIAVGKGRILENGNVQPLDVKVGDIVIFNDGYGVKSEKIDNEEVLIMSESDILAIVEA; via the coding sequence ATGAGTATTCGTCCGTTACATGATCGTGTGATCGTCAAACGTAAAGAAGTTGAAACCAAATCTGCGGGCGGCATCGTTCTGACCGGTTCTGCAGCAGCAAAATCAACTCGTGGCGAAATCATCGCTGTCGGTAAAGGTCGCATTCTGGAAAACGGTAATGTGCAGCCGCTGGACGTTAAAGTTGGTGACATCGTCATTTTCAACGATGGCTACGGTGTGAAGTCCGAGAAGATCGACAATGAAGAAGTGCTGATCATGTCCGAAAGCGACATTCTGGCAATTGTTGAAGCGTAA
- the groL gene encoding chaperonin GroEL (60 kDa chaperone family; promotes refolding of misfolded polypeptides especially under stressful conditions; forms two stacked rings of heptamers to form a barrel-shaped 14mer; ends can be capped by GroES; misfolded proteins enter the barrel where they are refolded when GroES binds) — MAAKDVKFGNDARVKMLRGVNVLADAVKVTLGPKGRNVVLDKSFGAPTITKDGVSVAREIELEDKFENMGAQMVKEVASKANDAAGDGTTTATVLAQAIITEGLKAVAAGMNPMDLKRGIDKAVLAAVEELKALSVPCSDSKAIAQVGTISANSDETVGKLIAEAMDKVGKEGVITVEDGTGLEDELDVVEGMQFDRGYLSPYFINKPETGAVELESPFILLADKKISNIREMLPVLEAVAKAGKPLVIIAEDVEGEALATLVVNTMRGIVKVAAVKAPGFGDRRKAMLQDIATLTGGTVISEEIGMELEKATLEDLGQAKRVVINKDTTTIIDGVGEEDAIQGRVTQIRKQIEEATSDYDREKLQERVAKLAGGVAVIKVGAATEVEMKEKKARVDDALHATRAAVEEGVVAGGGVALVRVAAKLAGLAAQNEDQNVGIKVALRAMEAPLRQIVSNAGEEPSVVANNVKAGEGNYGYNAATEEYGNMIDFGILDPTKVTRSALQYAASVAGLMITTECMVTDLPKGDAPDLGAAGGMGGMGGMGGMM, encoded by the coding sequence ATGGCAGCTAAAGACGTAAAATTCGGTAACGACGCTCGTGTGAAAATGCTGCGCGGCGTAAACGTACTGGCAGACGCAGTTAAAGTAACCCTGGGCCCGAAAGGCCGTAACGTGGTTCTGGACAAATCCTTCGGCGCGCCGACCATCACCAAAGATGGTGTTTCCGTAGCGCGTGAAATCGAGCTGGAAGACAAGTTCGAAAACATGGGTGCCCAGATGGTGAAAGAAGTTGCCTCCAAAGCGAACGACGCTGCGGGCGACGGCACCACCACTGCAACCGTACTGGCGCAGGCTATCATCACCGAAGGTCTGAAAGCCGTTGCTGCGGGTATGAACCCGATGGATCTGAAACGTGGTATCGACAAAGCAGTCCTGGCAGCAGTAGAAGAGCTGAAAGCACTGTCTGTACCATGCTCTGACTCTAAAGCCATTGCTCAGGTTGGTACTATCTCCGCTAACTCCGACGAAACCGTAGGTAAACTGATCGCAGAAGCGATGGATAAAGTCGGTAAAGAAGGCGTGATCACCGTTGAAGACGGTACCGGTCTGGAAGACGAACTGGACGTGGTTGAAGGTATGCAGTTCGACCGTGGTTACCTGTCCCCATACTTCATCAACAAGCCAGAAACTGGCGCTGTTGAGCTGGAAAGCCCGTTCATCCTGCTGGCTGACAAGAAAATCTCCAACATCCGCGAAATGCTGCCAGTGCTGGAAGCCGTTGCGAAAGCAGGCAAGCCGCTGGTTATCATCGCTGAAGACGTTGAAGGCGAAGCGCTGGCGACCCTGGTGGTTAACACCATGCGTGGCATCGTGAAAGTGGCTGCGGTTAAAGCACCAGGCTTCGGCGATCGTCGTAAAGCCATGCTGCAGGATATCGCGACCCTGACCGGTGGTACCGTAATCTCTGAAGAGATCGGTATGGAGCTGGAAAAAGCGACTCTGGAAGACCTGGGCCAGGCGAAACGTGTTGTAATCAACAAAGACACCACCACCATCATCGATGGCGTGGGTGAAGAAGATGCAATCCAGGGCCGTGTAACTCAGATCCGTAAGCAGATCGAAGAAGCGACCTCTGACTACGACCGTGAAAAACTGCAGGAGCGTGTTGCTAAACTGGCAGGCGGCGTTGCAGTTATCAAAGTCGGTGCAGCTACCGAAGTTGAAATGAAAGAGAAAAAAGCACGCGTTGACGATGCCCTGCACGCGACCCGTGCTGCGGTAGAAGAAGGCGTGGTTGCGGGTGGTGGTGTTGCTCTGGTTCGCGTTGCAGCGAAACTGGCTGGCCTGGCCGCACAGAACGAAGATCAGAACGTAGGTATCAAAGTTGCGCTGCGCGCGATGGAAGCGCCACTGCGTCAGATCGTTTCTAACGCCGGTGAAGAGCCATCTGTTGTGGCGAACAACGTGAAAGCGGGCGAAGGTAACTACGGTTACAACGCAGCGACCGAAGAGTACGGCAACATGATCGACTTCGGTATCCTGGACCCAACTAAAGTAACCCGTTCTGCTCTGCAGTACGCGGCTTCCGTTGCGGGCCTGATGATCACCACCGAGTGCATGGTTACCGACCTGCCAAAAGGCGACGCGCCTGACTTAGGTGCTGCTGGCGGTATGGGCGGCATGGGTGGCATGGGCGGCATGATGTAA
- a CDS encoding DUF4156 domain-containing protein has protein sequence MRANVCAGIVGAALLLAGCSSGNELSAGGQSVRFVEDKPGSECQLIGTATGKQSNWLSGQHGEEGGSMRGAANGLRNQAAEMGGNVIYGVSSPTQGLLSSFVPTASEMQGQVYKCPN, from the coding sequence ATGCGCGCTAACGTTTGTGCAGGGATTGTGGGAGCAGCGCTGCTGCTGGCGGGTTGCAGCTCCGGTAATGAGCTGTCTGCAGGTGGGCAGAGCGTTCGCTTTGTTGAGGATAAACCGGGAAGCGAATGCCAGCTGATTGGCACCGCTACCGGCAAGCAAAGCAACTGGCTATCCGGGCAGCATGGCGAAGAGGGCGGCTCAATGCGTGGCGCGGCGAATGGCCTGCGTAACCAGGCGGCTGAGATGGGTGGGAACGTGATTTATGGCGTGAGTAGCCCGACGCAAGGTTTGTTATCAAGCTTTGTCCCGACCGCCAGTGAAATGCAGGGCCAGGTTTATAAGTGCCCTAATTGA
- the yjeJ gene encoding YjeJ family protein: protein MSNYLKGFNTGILTHEEGFLALALKAKTSNDQTHLFYLQAEALRDLMMILQNRLVSLQNNASPGQQELAALFEKANQELVNNLPVMEQKDVEQPDPGCIVTTLSVSLEEQGFKLLFILKNETLHHIKVSDAQIQFLMMAIARALDLIKNVNLIGLLTANINYVPVYDAEFKQNGAIDYSLLESEPWKLELFNQFMLIIYGIENKDGLELKLGAVIKTHAAVTEQEIDVIARNIASKSKRLMEYTHQLAIIKTKPLAFNKGGTPSPQEALQPLADFHKALRMK, encoded by the coding sequence ATGAGTAATTATCTGAAGGGATTTAACACCGGTATTCTCACGCACGAAGAGGGTTTTCTGGCGCTGGCGTTGAAGGCCAAAACAAGCAATGACCAGACTCATCTCTTCTATTTGCAGGCTGAAGCGCTGCGAGATTTGATGATGATCTTGCAGAACAGATTAGTTTCCCTGCAAAACAACGCCTCTCCTGGTCAGCAAGAGTTAGCAGCGCTCTTTGAGAAAGCTAATCAGGAACTGGTGAATAACCTTCCTGTTATGGAACAGAAGGATGTCGAGCAACCGGATCCGGGCTGTATTGTCACTACGTTATCAGTGAGTCTGGAAGAGCAGGGCTTCAAACTGCTTTTTATTCTGAAAAATGAGACTCTGCATCATATCAAAGTATCTGATGCACAAATTCAGTTCCTGATGATGGCAATTGCAAGGGCTTTGGATCTTATTAAAAATGTCAATCTGATCGGTCTGCTTACCGCAAACATTAATTATGTTCCGGTATATGATGCCGAGTTTAAGCAAAACGGTGCTATCGATTATAGTTTGCTTGAAAGCGAACCGTGGAAACTTGAGCTATTTAACCAGTTTATGCTGATCATTTACGGGATCGAAAATAAAGACGGCCTCGAATTGAAGTTGGGGGCGGTAATAAAAACCCACGCCGCGGTCACTGAGCAGGAAATTGACGTGATTGCGCGCAACATTGCCTCGAAAAGCAAAAGATTGATGGAATACACTCATCAGCTCGCAATCATTAAAACTAAGCCTCTGGCATTCAACAAAGGCGGAACACCTTCTCCACAGGAAGCGCTCCAGCCTTTAGCAGATTTTCATAAAGCGCTACGAATGAAGTAA